One genomic region from Pseudoduganella lutea encodes:
- a CDS encoding NF038122 family metalloprotease, translating to MKTLLTAITLATAAVAAGPAGAVPVFNFQFTPGTSAQAQQGFIAAATRWSNLLADDVTINLTVGFNPLSPGVLGQAQSARQAYSYSAFRQELVNDITSTFDTTATASLAGGNTFGMLLNRTSNNPNGPGSATPWLDNDADANNAFVRVTTAEAKAIGLATRAQTLSGCLGPCDAFIQFNSNFTFDFNPTDGVSATAYDFIGTAAHEIGHALGFVSGVDILDNNATPPNLFPDNDFTWVSGLDMFRYSAQSAALGVIDWSADNRDKFFSIDGGATAGPRFSNGVMFGDGRQASHWKDDLFIGLMDPTAGLGEALAISPDDLLAMDVIGWDVSPIPEPSTCAMLGAGLLVLGGRALRRSVGKAARKPAVFRKNKK from the coding sequence ATGAAAACGCTGCTGACCGCCATCACACTGGCCACGGCCGCCGTTGCAGCCGGCCCCGCCGGCGCCGTGCCGGTCTTCAATTTCCAGTTCACGCCCGGCACGTCGGCACAGGCGCAACAGGGATTCATCGCGGCAGCCACGCGCTGGTCCAACCTGCTTGCCGACGACGTGACGATCAACCTCACGGTGGGCTTCAACCCGCTCAGCCCTGGCGTGCTGGGTCAAGCCCAGTCCGCGAGGCAGGCGTACTCCTACTCGGCCTTCCGGCAAGAACTGGTGAACGACATCACATCGACCTTCGACACCACGGCCACCGCCAGCCTGGCGGGCGGCAACACCTTCGGCATGCTGCTGAACCGCACGTCGAACAATCCAAACGGCCCCGGCAGTGCCACGCCCTGGCTCGACAATGATGCCGACGCCAACAATGCCTTCGTGCGCGTCACCACCGCCGAGGCCAAGGCGATCGGCCTGGCCACGCGGGCCCAGACGCTGAGCGGCTGCCTCGGACCATGCGACGCGTTCATCCAGTTCAACAGCAACTTCACGTTCGATTTCAACCCGACCGACGGTGTCAGTGCGACCGCCTACGACTTCATCGGCACGGCCGCGCACGAGATCGGCCACGCGCTGGGATTCGTCAGCGGCGTGGACATCCTGGACAACAATGCCACCCCGCCGAACCTGTTCCCGGACAACGACTTCACGTGGGTATCCGGCCTGGACATGTTCCGTTATTCGGCGCAATCCGCCGCGCTGGGCGTAATCGACTGGAGCGCCGACAACCGCGACAAGTTTTTTTCGATCGATGGCGGCGCCACGGCCGGCCCGCGGTTCTCCAATGGCGTGATGTTCGGTGACGGTCGACAGGCCAGCCACTGGAAGGACGACCTGTTCATCGGGCTGATGGACCCGACCGCCGGCCTGGGCGAGGCGCTGGCGATCTCGCCGGACGACCTGCTGGCAATGGATGTGATCGGATGGGACGTGTCGCCCATTCCGGAACCGTCGACCTGCGCGATGCTGGGCGCCGGCCTGCTGGTGCTCGGTGGCCGCGCCCTGCGCAGATCGGTAGGCAAAGCGGCACGGAAACCGGCAGTATTTCGCAAAAACAAAAAATGA
- a CDS encoding sensor histidine kinase, producing MSWLIRARRGALLYLLAWLIVGAVLGGVCAVMAPARPVNALLFAIPGSLVYGVAAGFSAYYLCRANPLGARPPAMIVLALCTAAVLAAFMWLAVLGGWNELTLAFGVHWAGIVRTPLLSAFLFALGALLYGLLVAVNYLAIESGRARNAERRVLESKLMAQDAELRMLRTQVDPHFLFNSLNSVSALTSQDPKGAREMTLLLAGFFRRSMGLAGQPLITLAQEMDLVRDFLAIEKVRFGERLVTEEALEKGALDCLVPPMIIQPLVENAIKHGIGQLTEGGLVLVAAWRDGGRLSITISNTIDAEMQQVGQTIGSKTGPEAQRGVGLANVRQRLACAYPNASALEWKREGDTFSVEIRLPAQTAETAINHMGKQDAADRGG from the coding sequence GTGAGCTGGCTGATCCGGGCCCGGCGCGGGGCGCTGCTGTACCTGCTGGCGTGGCTGATCGTCGGCGCCGTGCTGGGCGGCGTGTGCGCGGTGATGGCGCCGGCGCGCCCCGTCAATGCGCTGCTGTTCGCCATTCCCGGTTCGCTGGTGTATGGCGTGGCCGCCGGCTTCTCCGCGTACTACCTGTGCCGCGCCAATCCGCTGGGTGCGCGGCCACCCGCGATGATCGTGCTGGCGCTGTGCACGGCGGCGGTGCTGGCCGCGTTCATGTGGCTCGCGGTGCTGGGTGGCTGGAACGAACTGACGCTGGCCTTCGGTGTGCACTGGGCCGGCATCGTGCGGACGCCGCTGCTGTCGGCGTTCCTGTTCGCGCTGGGCGCGCTGTTGTACGGCCTGCTGGTGGCGGTGAACTACCTGGCGATCGAATCGGGCCGCGCCCGCAACGCCGAACGGCGCGTGCTGGAATCGAAGCTGATGGCGCAGGACGCGGAATTGCGCATGCTGCGCACGCAGGTCGATCCGCACTTCCTGTTCAACAGCCTCAATTCGGTGAGCGCGCTGACGTCGCAGGACCCGAAAGGCGCGCGCGAGATGACGTTGCTGCTGGCCGGCTTCTTCCGCCGCAGCATGGGCCTGGCGGGGCAGCCGCTGATCACGCTGGCGCAGGAAATGGACCTGGTGCGCGACTTCCTCGCGATCGAGAAAGTGCGCTTCGGCGAGCGGCTCGTCACCGAGGAAGCGCTGGAAAAGGGCGCGCTCGATTGCCTGGTGCCGCCGATGATCATCCAGCCGCTCGTGGAAAACGCGATCAAGCACGGCATCGGCCAGCTGACCGAAGGCGGACTGGTGCTCGTGGCCGCGTGGCGCGACGGTGGCCGGCTGTCGATCACGATCAGCAATACGATCGATGCCGAGATGCAGCAAGTCGGGCAGACAATCGGCTCGAAAACAGGGCCGGAAGCGCAGCGTGGCGTCGGGCTCGCCAACGTGCGCCAGCGGCTGGCCTGCGCCTATCCCAACGCGTCGGCGCTCGAATGGAAGCGGGAAGGGGACACCTTCAGTGTCGAAATCCGCCTGCCGGCACAGACGGCGGAAACGGCTATAAATCACATGGGGAAACAGGATGCGGCTGATCGTGGTGGATGA
- a CDS encoding VRR-NUC domain-containing protein encodes MKPVLENPFYYLDNFHQVLEWIGERYADLLDSEERDFIDRFPALPRPSRALLVRMVMRKGQLFRASKLVYEEIGCARAAAAALAETGWIVVDPAMSLDELFDLLQKPELCQAFGLAGALRSARKEAQLEALRAEHDTARPFSAWCGDGAPRDEAYRIVAKPLCDRLRLIFFGNYHQDWTEFVLSDLGVFRFEHVEISEAARGFRTRRDIDDYLQLHACRERFGNGEAPLDVLRDVPPPGTDNEWLASRRHKLLFQLGQQLEKLRDWAGACTVYSDCAYPGARARAIRVLEKDEQFGAAWERLQAAMAAPESEAERQHLLRMAPRLARRLGHPRGSTGKAAPPSRFDLALPQPDGQWWVEGVVRDHLNREEAPVFYVENALINSLFGLLCWDAVFAAIPGAFFHPFHHGPADLHSADFHRRRTAQFDACLAQLDDGSYPATIRRNLEAKRGISSPFVFWGAMDETLLELALHCIPPAHLKQAFLRILQDVKANRTGFPDLIQFWPAERRYNMIEVKGPGDRLQDNQLRWIDYCAQHRMPVTVCYLQWAPQ; translated from the coding sequence ATGAAACCAGTCCTCGAAAACCCTTTTTACTACCTGGATAACTTCCACCAGGTGCTGGAATGGATCGGCGAACGCTATGCCGACCTGCTGGACAGCGAGGAGCGCGACTTCATCGACCGCTTCCCCGCCCTGCCCCGGCCATCGCGCGCGCTGTTGGTGCGCATGGTGATGCGCAAGGGGCAGCTGTTTCGCGCCTCGAAGCTCGTCTACGAGGAAATCGGCTGCGCCCGCGCCGCCGCCGCGGCGCTGGCGGAAACCGGCTGGATCGTCGTCGATCCGGCCATGTCGCTCGATGAACTGTTCGACCTGCTGCAAAAGCCGGAACTGTGCCAGGCCTTCGGGCTGGCCGGCGCGCTGCGCTCGGCCCGCAAGGAAGCGCAGCTGGAGGCGCTGCGCGCGGAGCACGACACCGCGCGGCCCTTCTCGGCATGGTGCGGCGACGGTGCGCCGCGGGACGAAGCCTACCGCATCGTCGCAAAACCGCTGTGCGACCGGCTGCGGCTGATCTTCTTTGGCAATTACCACCAGGACTGGACGGAGTTCGTGCTGTCCGACCTCGGCGTGTTCCGCTTCGAGCACGTGGAAATCTCGGAAGCGGCGCGGGGCTTTCGCACGCGCCGCGACATCGACGACTACCTGCAGTTGCACGCCTGCCGCGAACGTTTCGGCAATGGCGAAGCGCCGCTGGACGTGCTGCGCGACGTGCCGCCGCCCGGCACGGACAACGAATGGCTGGCCAGCCGCCGCCACAAGCTGCTGTTCCAGCTGGGCCAGCAACTGGAGAAGCTACGCGACTGGGCCGGCGCCTGCACCGTCTACAGCGACTGCGCCTATCCGGGCGCGCGGGCGCGCGCGATCCGCGTGCTGGAAAAGGACGAGCAGTTCGGCGCCGCCTGGGAACGGTTGCAGGCAGCCATGGCGGCGCCGGAAAGCGAAGCGGAGCGGCAGCACCTGCTGCGCATGGCGCCACGGCTGGCGCGCCGACTCGGCCATCCGCGGGGGAGCACCGGCAAGGCTGCGCCGCCAAGCCGGTTCGACCTCGCCTTGCCCCAGCCGGATGGCCAGTGGTGGGTCGAAGGCGTGGTGCGCGACCACCTGAACCGCGAGGAAGCGCCCGTCTTCTACGTGGAAAATGCCCTGATCAATTCGCTCTTTGGCTTGCTGTGCTGGGATGCGGTCTTTGCCGCGATTCCCGGCGCCTTCTTCCATCCGTTCCACCACGGCCCGGCGGACCTGCACAGCGCCGACTTCCACCGCCGCCGCACCGCACAATTCGATGCCTGCCTGGCGCAACTGGACGACGGCAGCTATCCGGCCACGATCCGGCGCAACCTGGAAGCCAAGCGGGGCATCTCGTCGCCGTTCGTGTTCTGGGGCGCGATGGATGAAACGCTGCTCGAGCTGGCACTGCACTGCATTCCGCCGGCGCACCTGAAGCAAGCGTTCCTGCGCATCCTGCAGGATGTGAAAGCCAACCGCACAGGTTTTCCGGACCTGATCCAGTTCTGGCCGGCCGAGCGCCGCTACAACATGATCGAAGTAAAGGGCCCCGGCGACCGCCTGCAGGACAACCAGCTGCGCTGGATCGACTACTGCGCGCAGCACCGCATGCCGGTCACCGTCTGCTACCTGCAATGGGCGCCGCAATGA
- a CDS encoding LytR/AlgR family response regulator transcription factor → MRLIVVDDEPLARGVAREYLAAHADIEIVAECANGFEAVKAITDLAPDLVLLDIQMPRLDGFEVAELVGSKTRFIFATAFDQYAIRAFEIHALDYLLKPFSQERFDRALAHARTSLASALPRQEAAVREAIAARDRPLGRVLIRDGARVHVIATEKIAWIEAQDDYVQIHADGKAWLKNATLGELEAQLDPGRFLRIHRSHLVNVDHVARIELAGKDSHAAILADGTKLPISRSGYQKIRAAMQ, encoded by the coding sequence ATGCGGCTGATCGTGGTGGATGACGAACCCCTGGCGCGCGGCGTGGCGCGCGAATACCTGGCGGCGCATGCCGATATCGAGATCGTGGCCGAATGCGCCAACGGCTTCGAGGCCGTGAAGGCGATCACGGACCTGGCGCCGGACCTGGTGCTGCTCGATATCCAGATGCCCAGGCTCGATGGCTTCGAAGTGGCCGAGCTGGTGGGCAGCAAGACGCGTTTCATCTTCGCCACCGCATTCGACCAGTATGCGATCCGCGCCTTCGAGATCCATGCGCTCGACTACCTGCTGAAACCGTTCAGCCAGGAGCGCTTCGACAGGGCGCTGGCCCATGCGCGCACCAGCCTGGCCAGCGCATTGCCACGGCAGGAGGCAGCCGTGCGCGAAGCCATCGCCGCCCGTGACAGGCCGCTCGGCCGCGTGCTGATCCGCGACGGCGCCCGGGTGCACGTCATCGCCACCGAAAAGATCGCGTGGATCGAGGCGCAGGACGACTACGTGCAGATCCACGCCGACGGCAAGGCCTGGCTGAAGAACGCCACGCTGGGCGAACTCGAGGCGCAGCTCGATCCCGGCCGCTTCCTGCGCATCCACCGCTCCCACCTCGTCAACGTCGACCACGTGGCACGCATCGAACTGGCCGGCAAGGACAGCCATGCCGCCATCCTCGCCGACGGCACGAAGCTGCCGATCAGCCGCAGCGGCTACCAGAAGATCCGCGCCGCCATGCAGTAG
- a CDS encoding ATP-dependent DNA helicase — MTVEIVNTGPVDTAAAGPRYRVAVRALCEFTAKTGDLDLRFTPSPTAQEGIAGHGVVTSRRDDDYEKEIALSGDFGPLHVRGRADGYDPKRNQLEEIKTFRGELDRMPGNHRALHWAQLKVYGHLLCAARGLPSLRLALVYYDIGSQKETHLVEEHASASLRAYFEAQCGLFLAWAEMELAHRAARDEQLKALRFPHADFRPGQRELAEAMFKASARSCALLAQAPTGIGKSVGSLFPLLKAAAAHGHDKIFFLAAKTSGRRMALDAVESIRAGAPLLPLRTLELAARSTACEHPDKACHGESCPLAKGFYDRLPAARAAAVREPMLDRAGVRAVALAHDVCPYYLQSELVRWADVIVGDYNYYFDVTAMLHSLTVMNEWRIAVLADEAHNMVSRARKMYSAELEHAGLRLLRKTAPGALKKALDRVHRQWSALEKEQDGDYRAYDALPDKFVNALQTAATDIGDYMAENPAWFDADVLDFYFAVLHFTRLAESFGEHSVFDVTIANRGAGGGTRVDSVLCLRNIVPAPFLQPRFAAARTTALFSATLSPWNYYSDTLGMPADTAWVDVASPFQAAQLTVHIAGHISTRYQHRDRSLAPIARLMGEQYDSQPGNYLAFFSSFDYMDKAADLFAREHPHVTVWRQPRRMDETAREAFLARFTATGQGVGFAVLGGAFGEGIDLPGTRLIGAFIATLGLPQLNPVNERIRERMQAIFGAGYDYTYLYPGMQKVVQAAGRVIRTTSDTGTVHLIDDRFARPDIRALLPAWWHVPR, encoded by the coding sequence ATGACGGTGGAGATCGTGAATACGGGCCCGGTGGACACGGCCGCGGCGGGACCCCGTTACAGGGTGGCCGTGCGCGCGCTGTGCGAGTTCACCGCCAAGACGGGCGACCTGGACCTGCGCTTCACGCCCTCGCCGACCGCGCAGGAAGGCATCGCCGGGCATGGCGTCGTCACGTCGCGCCGTGACGACGATTATGAAAAGGAGATCGCGCTGTCCGGCGATTTCGGCCCGCTGCACGTGCGCGGCCGCGCCGACGGCTACGACCCGAAGCGCAACCAGCTGGAGGAGATCAAGACCTTCCGCGGCGAGCTCGATCGCATGCCCGGCAACCACCGCGCGCTGCATTGGGCGCAGTTGAAGGTCTATGGCCACCTGCTGTGCGCCGCGCGCGGCTTGCCGTCGCTGCGCCTCGCGCTGGTGTACTACGACATCGGCTCGCAGAAGGAAACGCATCTCGTCGAGGAGCATGCCTCGGCATCGCTGCGGGCCTATTTCGAAGCGCAGTGCGGCCTGTTCCTGGCCTGGGCGGAAATGGAACTGGCGCACCGCGCCGCGCGCGACGAGCAACTGAAGGCGCTGCGCTTTCCGCACGCCGACTTCCGCCCCGGCCAGCGCGAACTGGCCGAGGCGATGTTCAAGGCCAGCGCCCGTTCGTGCGCGCTGCTGGCGCAGGCGCCGACCGGCATCGGCAAGAGCGTGGGCAGCCTGTTCCCGCTGCTGAAGGCCGCCGCCGCCCATGGCCACGACAAGATCTTCTTCCTGGCGGCGAAAACATCGGGGCGGCGCATGGCGCTCGATGCCGTCGAGTCGATCAGGGCGGGCGCGCCGCTGCTGCCGCTGCGCACGCTGGAACTGGCGGCCCGCAGCACGGCCTGCGAGCATCCCGACAAGGCGTGCCACGGCGAATCGTGCCCGCTGGCGAAGGGTTTTTACGACCGACTGCCCGCAGCCCGCGCGGCCGCGGTGCGCGAGCCGATGCTCGACCGCGCCGGCGTGCGGGCGGTCGCGCTGGCGCACGACGTGTGCCCGTACTACCTGCAAAGCGAACTCGTTCGGTGGGCCGATGTGATCGTCGGCGACTACAACTATTATTTCGACGTGACGGCCATGCTCCATTCGCTGACCGTGATGAACGAATGGCGCATCGCCGTGCTGGCCGACGAGGCGCACAACATGGTGTCGCGCGCCCGCAAGATGTATTCGGCGGAGCTGGAACATGCCGGATTGCGGCTGCTGCGCAAGACGGCCCCGGGCGCGCTGAAGAAGGCGCTGGACCGCGTGCACCGGCAATGGTCCGCGCTGGAGAAAGAGCAGGATGGCGATTATCGCGCCTACGACGCGCTGCCGGACAAATTCGTCAACGCGCTGCAGACGGCGGCCACCGACATCGGCGACTACATGGCGGAGAACCCGGCCTGGTTCGATGCCGACGTGCTCGATTTTTATTTCGCCGTCCTGCACTTCACGCGCCTGGCCGAGAGTTTCGGCGAGCATTCGGTGTTCGACGTCACGATCGCGAACCGGGGCGCCGGCGGCGGCACGCGCGTCGACTCGGTGCTGTGCCTGCGCAATATCGTGCCGGCCCCCTTCCTGCAACCGCGCTTCGCCGCGGCACGCACCACGGCGCTGTTTTCCGCCACGCTGAGCCCGTGGAATTATTACAGCGACACGCTGGGCATGCCGGCCGATACGGCGTGGGTCGACGTGGCCTCGCCCTTCCAGGCGGCGCAGCTGACGGTGCACATCGCCGGCCACATCTCCACCCGCTACCAGCACCGCGACCGCTCGCTGGCGCCGATCGCGCGCCTGATGGGCGAGCAGTACGACAGCCAGCCGGGCAACTACCTGGCCTTCTTCAGCAGCTTCGACTACATGGACAAGGCCGCCGACCTGTTCGCGCGCGAGCACCCGCACGTGACGGTCTGGCGCCAGCCGCGCCGCATGGACGAAACGGCGCGCGAGGCCTTCCTGGCCCGCTTTACCGCAACGGGCCAGGGCGTCGGCTTCGCCGTGCTCGGTGGCGCGTTTGGCGAGGGCATCGACCTGCCTGGCACGCGGCTGATCGGCGCATTCATCGCCACGCTGGGGCTGCCGCAACTCAATCCCGTCAACGAGCGCATCCGGGAAAGGATGCAGGCCATCTTTGGCGCCGGCTACGATTACACCTACCTGTACCCCGGCATGCAGAAGGTCGTGCAGGCGGCCGGCCGCGTGATCCGCACCACGAGCGACACGGGCACCGTGCACCTGATCGACGACCGCTTCGCCCGCCCCGACATCCGCGCCCTGCTGCCCGCCTGGTGGCACGTGCCGCGCTGA
- a CDS encoding NF038122 family metalloprotease, whose amino-acid sequence MKKLVTAIAMACAVAAAGSAAAAPVFNFQFTAGTSIEAQQGFIAAAARWSSVLTDNVTINLTVGFNPLGDRIIGETHSALLYTDYSDVRGALVRDATSHVDAIATSNLPSTATFGVLTNRTANNPHGAGSAKPYLDNNGGFNNAFVTVTSAEAKAAGLGELPQSLAGCIGTCDGFIRFNSDFNFDFNPHDGVRADAFDFIGVAAHEIGHALGFSSGVDDLDFVGTLPELYADDAFLVSGLDLFRFSEQSAALGVIDWTADKREKYFSIDGGVTAIAPFSTGREFGDGNQASHWLDDKYIGLMDPTAGLGEVLTISQEDLVAMDAIGWDVSPVPEPSTYAMLGAGLMLLGGRAARKSARKSTTAA is encoded by the coding sequence ATGAAAAAACTCGTAACCGCCATTGCCATGGCCTGCGCCGTTGCCGCGGCCGGCTCCGCCGCCGCCGCGCCGGTGTTCAACTTCCAGTTCACGGCAGGCACGTCGATCGAGGCGCAGCAAGGGTTCATCGCCGCGGCTGCACGCTGGTCGAGCGTACTGACCGACAATGTCACGATCAATCTCACGGTGGGCTTCAATCCGCTGGGCGACAGGATCATCGGCGAGACGCACTCGGCGCTGCTGTACACCGACTATTCGGATGTGCGGGGAGCGCTGGTCCGGGATGCCACGTCCCATGTCGATGCCATCGCCACCAGCAACCTGCCCAGTACCGCCACCTTCGGCGTGCTGACGAACCGCACGGCGAACAACCCGCACGGTGCCGGCAGCGCCAAGCCCTACCTCGACAACAATGGCGGCTTCAACAACGCTTTCGTGACGGTCACGAGCGCCGAGGCCAAGGCCGCCGGCCTGGGCGAGCTGCCGCAGTCGCTGGCCGGCTGCATCGGCACGTGCGATGGCTTCATCCGCTTCAACAGCGACTTCAACTTCGACTTCAACCCGCACGACGGCGTTCGCGCGGACGCGTTCGATTTCATCGGGGTGGCCGCGCACGAGATCGGCCACGCGCTGGGCTTCTCCAGCGGCGTGGACGACCTGGACTTCGTCGGCACGCTGCCGGAGCTGTATGCCGATGATGCCTTTCTCGTTTCCGGGCTCGACCTGTTCCGCTTTTCCGAGCAGAGCGCGGCCCTGGGCGTGATCGACTGGACGGCGGACAAGCGCGAGAAATACTTCTCGATCGACGGCGGCGTCACGGCCATCGCGCCATTTTCCACCGGCCGCGAGTTCGGCGACGGCAACCAGGCCAGTCACTGGCTGGACGATAAATACATCGGCCTGATGGACCCTACCGCCGGCCTGGGCGAAGTACTGACGATCTCGCAGGAAGACCTGGTGGCCATGGATGCGATCGGGTGGGATGTGTCGCCGGTTCCCGAGCCGTCGACGTATGCGATGCTGGGTGCCGGCCTGATGCTGCTGGGCGGCCGGGCAGCGCGCAAATCGGCGCGCAAATCGACGACGGCAGCGTAA
- a CDS encoding ATP-binding protein: MVYTLPMVTLPPSDTLNTILIASATAFPALEDALAHAGFRIGVVNRGDTALAAVCEPRPDGHVALVLLDAALAGSARMELCARLAGTAPVLVMSAAPSDEEQEQALHAGAVGYLRLPCAPEDVVEKVTVELTARHAWLPVGGPLDTGNLEVNYHALLAGSPDAILLYDAARGLPVDVNRNAERMFGRSGAELMRMRLADLCPPRQPDGMASADAVAALVTRGLSGDIRIFPLTFQHSSGRHIDGELRLVVLQKADMRLLHMRVADVTGQRVAEALRAGQNRLLEMIARGAPLQDILDNLLRLIEGQAPGLVCTVLLLDEDGVTVRGGAAPSLPPEFLQVFDGQPIGPSAGSCGTAMFRREPVVVADIHHDPLWNGWHQLAARHGLHACWAMPIMTDRPMALGSSATVLGSFAMYYRDIRLPRADDERLIAVAVHLAGIAIERMRREAELARHRHHLEDLVAARTAELLSAKERAELASAGLAAALDDLRKTQAELVRRDKLAALGGLVAGVAHELNTPIGNTLTIASAMSERLGALRAGLAAGLRRSDLEQFLAQAGEADEVVVRNLRRAAALIASFRQVAVDTASSQRRQFRLDEFIAELVLPLTAGIAPPRPRVVQEVAPGLAMDSYPGPLGQAVSALFENAVIHGLDGRGDGTVTLAAHALEDGWIALSVADNGAGIAPGNLERVYDPFFTTRPGAGGSGLGLHVTHNIVTGVLGGRIAVRSAPGAGSTFTMTLPAIAPR, from the coding sequence ATGGTCTACACTCTGCCCATGGTCACCCTGCCCCCATCGGACACGCTGAACACCATCCTGATCGCCAGCGCCACCGCGTTCCCGGCGCTGGAAGATGCGCTTGCCCATGCCGGGTTCCGCATCGGCGTGGTCAACCGCGGCGACACCGCGCTGGCGGCCGTCTGCGAGCCGCGCCCGGATGGCCACGTGGCACTCGTGCTCCTCGATGCCGCCCTGGCCGGCAGCGCGCGGATGGAACTGTGCGCGCGACTGGCCGGCACGGCACCCGTGCTGGTCATGTCGGCCGCACCTTCCGACGAGGAACAGGAACAGGCGCTGCACGCCGGCGCCGTGGGCTACCTGCGGCTGCCTTGCGCCCCCGAGGACGTGGTGGAGAAAGTGACCGTCGAACTCACCGCGCGCCATGCCTGGCTGCCGGTCGGGGGCCCGCTCGATACCGGCAACCTCGAAGTCAATTACCACGCGCTGCTGGCCGGCTCGCCCGACGCGATCCTGCTGTACGACGCGGCGCGCGGCCTGCCGGTGGACGTGAACCGCAATGCCGAGCGGATGTTCGGGCGCAGCGGCGCGGAATTGATGCGCATGCGGCTGGCGGACCTGTGCCCGCCCCGCCAGCCCGATGGCATGGCGTCGGCCGATGCGGTCGCCGCGCTGGTCACGCGTGGCCTGTCCGGCGATATCCGCATCTTTCCGCTGACGTTCCAGCACAGCAGCGGGCGCCATATCGATGGCGAGCTGCGCCTGGTCGTGCTGCAAAAGGCCGACATGCGGCTGCTGCACATGCGCGTCGCGGATGTGACGGGCCAGCGCGTTGCCGAGGCGCTGCGGGCGGGACAGAACCGGCTGCTGGAGATGATCGCGCGCGGCGCGCCCCTGCAGGATATCCTGGACAACCTGCTGCGCCTGATCGAAGGCCAGGCACCGGGCCTCGTCTGCACCGTGCTGCTGCTCGACGAGGATGGCGTAACCGTCCGCGGCGGCGCCGCGCCCAGCCTGCCGCCGGAGTTCCTGCAGGTGTTCGATGGCCAGCCGATCGGCCCTTCGGCCGGCTCGTGCGGGACCGCGATGTTCCGCCGCGAACCCGTGGTGGTGGCCGACATCCACCACGACCCGCTGTGGAACGGCTGGCACCAACTCGCCGCCAGGCATGGCTTGCACGCGTGCTGGGCCATGCCGATCATGACCGACCGCCCAATGGCGCTCGGTTCGTCCGCTACCGTGCTCGGGTCGTTTGCCATGTATTACCGCGATATTCGCCTGCCACGCGCCGACGACGAGCGGCTGATTGCCGTGGCCGTGCACCTGGCCGGCATCGCCATCGAACGCATGCGCCGCGAGGCGGAACTGGCGCGCCACCGCCATCACCTGGAAGACCTGGTGGCGGCGCGCACGGCCGAGCTGCTCAGTGCGAAGGAAAGGGCCGAACTGGCCAGCGCCGGACTGGCCGCGGCGCTGGACGACTTGCGCAAGACCCAGGCCGAGCTGGTGCGGCGCGACAAGCTGGCCGCGCTGGGCGGGCTGGTGGCCGGCGTGGCCCACGAACTGAACACGCCGATCGGCAACACGCTGACAATCGCCAGCGCCATGAGCGAACGCCTGGGTGCGCTGCGCGCCGGCCTGGCCGCGGGCCTGCGCCGCTCCGACCTCGAACAATTCCTGGCCCAGGCCGGCGAGGCCGACGAAGTCGTGGTGCGCAACCTGCGCCGTGCCGCCGCGCTGATCGCCAGCTTCCGGCAGGTAGCCGTCGACACGGCCAGTTCGCAACGCCGCCAGTTCCGGCTCGATGAATTCATTGCCGAGCTGGTGCTGCCGCTGACGGCCGGCATCGCACCGCCGCGCCCGCGCGTCGTGCAGGAAGTGGCGCCCGGCCTGGCGATGGACAGCTATCCCGGTCCGCTGGGGCAAGCCGTTTCCGCGCTGTTCGAGAATGCCGTGATCCACGGGCTGGACGGGCGCGGCGACGGCACCGTCACGCTGGCCGCCCATGCACTGGAGGATGGCTGGATCGCGTTGTCCGTGGCGGACAACGGCGCGGGCATTGCTCCAGGGAATCTCGAACGGGTGTATGATCCCTTCTTCACTACCCGGCCCGGCGCGGGTGGTTCCGGCCTGGGCCTGCACGTGACGCACAATATCGTCACCGGCGTGCTCGGTGGCCGGATCGCCGTGCGCAGCGCGCCGGGCGCCGGCAGCACCTTCACGATGACCCTTCCCGCGATCGCTCCCCGATGA
- a CDS encoding phasin family protein, whose translation MFQNPEQFAQATKALFEFQLETFNTLTSKAVQGIEQVVQLNIDTARSGVEKNIAAGKELSQATDPKAAMAAASARMQNLTNVAEYNHQLGQILAEIHTEFSTAAEAHLAEARSNLSALIYDVTQNVRPGSENAVEIVKTAIDNAFAGYEQVTKATRQAVAAFEDQLAKAASLAEQQGAGQTKH comes from the coding sequence ATGTTTCAGAATCCCGAGCAATTTGCCCAAGCGACGAAAGCCCTGTTCGAGTTCCAGCTCGAAACCTTCAACACGCTGACCAGCAAGGCGGTCCAGGGCATTGAACAGGTTGTGCAACTGAATATCGACACGGCCAGGAGCGGCGTCGAAAAGAACATCGCCGCCGGCAAGGAGCTCAGCCAGGCCACGGACCCGAAAGCAGCCATGGCGGCCGCCAGCGCACGGATGCAGAACCTGACCAACGTGGCCGAGTACAACCACCAGCTGGGCCAGATCCTCGCCGAAATCCACACCGAATTCAGCACTGCCGCCGAAGCCCACCTGGCCGAAGCGCGCAGCAACTTGTCGGCGCTGATCTATGACGTGACGCAGAACGTGCGCCCGGGCTCCGAGAATGCGGTGGAAATCGTCAAGACGGCGATCGACAATGCCTTCGCGGGCTATGAACAGGTCACCAAGGCCACGCGCCAGGCCGTTGCCGCATTCGAGGACCAGCTGGCGAAAGCGGCCTCGCTCGCCGAACAGCAGGGCGCCGGACAGACCAAGCACTGA